A single window of Achromobacter xylosoxidans DNA harbors:
- a CDS encoding glycosyltransferase codes for MPDVLFVAPDLHGGVGRCVAFIADALPERGVDASLFLLRSRNREYPVANPRVTRALPVVESPASLRLMLPLAFARLLAQIRRERPAIVCSHGLLCNMLVVLARKILRGNFATVAFEHSSPAIHYGASRMRRLKCFLVSQTYRRHDAVVGVSRGVKEDLVSMFPPLRGKVRTIYNGVPLDDVREQGAARPAPASDAAPYHVVAVGRLEAVKDYATLIDAAALLDDPGIRFTILGEGSEHAALQRRIDARPSRSPVTLAGHIDNPFPVIAGAGAFALTSVRESFGNVLVEALCLGIPVISTDCPHGPAEILDAGRYGLLVPVGDAAALAAAVRRLAYDGDMRARLAADGPGRADAFSLERHCRDVIELFQPLMQRGAS; via the coding sequence ATGCCTGATGTCCTGTTTGTCGCGCCCGACCTGCACGGCGGCGTCGGAAGATGCGTCGCCTTCATCGCCGACGCCTTGCCCGAACGCGGCGTCGACGCCTCGCTGTTCCTGCTGCGCTCGCGCAACCGCGAATATCCGGTCGCCAACCCGCGCGTGACGCGGGCGCTGCCCGTGGTGGAGTCGCCCGCCTCGCTGCGGCTGATGCTGCCGCTGGCGTTTGCGCGGCTGCTGGCGCAGATCCGCCGCGAGCGGCCGGCCATCGTCTGCTCGCACGGCCTGCTGTGCAACATGCTGGTGGTGCTGGCCAGGAAGATCCTGCGCGGCAACTTCGCCACCGTCGCCTTCGAGCACAGCAGCCCGGCGATCCACTATGGCGCCTCGCGCATGCGGCGCCTGAAGTGCTTTCTGGTGAGCCAGACCTATCGCCGCCATGACGCCGTCGTCGGCGTTTCGCGCGGGGTCAAGGAAGACCTGGTCAGCATGTTCCCGCCGCTGCGCGGCAAGGTGCGCACCATCTACAACGGCGTGCCGCTGGACGACGTGCGCGAGCAGGGCGCGGCGCGGCCGGCTCCGGCATCCGACGCGGCGCCGTATCACGTCGTCGCGGTCGGTCGGCTGGAGGCGGTCAAGGACTACGCCACCCTGATCGACGCGGCCGCGTTGCTGGACGATCCCGGCATCCGCTTCACCATCCTGGGCGAAGGCTCGGAACATGCCGCCCTGCAACGGCGTATCGACGCGCGCCCCTCGCGCAGCCCGGTGACCCTGGCCGGCCACATCGACAATCCGTTTCCGGTGATCGCCGGCGCCGGCGCCTTCGCCCTGACCTCGGTGCGCGAAAGTTTCGGCAATGTGCTGGTGGAGGCCCTGTGCCTGGGCATTCCGGTCATTTCCACAGATTGTCCGCACGGGCCGGCCGAGATCCTCGATGCCGGCCGCTACGGGCTGCTGGTGCCGGTGGGCGACGCGGCGGCCCTGGCCGCGGCGGTGCGCCGCCTGGCTTACGACGGCGACATGCGCGCCAGGCTGGCGGCCGACGGCCCCGGCCGCGCCGACGCCTTTTCACTAGAACGGCATTGCCGCGACGTCATCGAGCTATTCCAGCCGTTGATGCAGCGCGGCGCGTCCTGA
- a CDS encoding GDP-mannose mannosyl hydrolase, with the protein MLAESDFRRAVEMLPLVSIDLLLRDAEGRYLTGLRSNPPAQGSWFVPGGRIRKNETLPRALQRIVREELGLTLPPQAWRPRGVYEHFYGTNFAGEAGRSTHYIVLAYEAELTLDTASLPLGQHRRYRWQPAAAIAADPGAHPYTQAYFKESAP; encoded by the coding sequence CTGCTGGCCGAGAGCGATTTCCGCCGCGCGGTGGAGATGCTGCCGCTGGTGTCCATCGACCTGCTGCTGCGCGATGCCGAAGGCCGCTACCTGACCGGCTTGCGCAGCAATCCGCCGGCGCAGGGTTCGTGGTTCGTGCCGGGCGGCCGCATCCGCAAGAACGAGACGCTGCCGCGCGCGCTGCAACGCATCGTCCGCGAGGAACTGGGCCTGACGCTGCCGCCGCAGGCCTGGCGCCCCCGGGGCGTGTACGAACACTTCTATGGCACCAATTTTGCCGGCGAGGCCGGCCGCTCCACCCATTACATCGTCCTCGCCTATGAGGCGGAACTCACGCTGGACACCGCCAGCCTGCCGCTGGGCCAGCACCGCCGCTACCGCTGGCAGCCCGCGGCGGCCATCGCCGCCGATCCGGGCGCGCACCCCTACACCCAGGCCTACTTCAAGGAGTCAGCGCCATGA
- a CDS encoding O-antigen ligase family protein, protein MHPHRRLSTLHLLGLFAFTALALNDDHFILGVGSFKLSPFDLLFVAILVVKALRLADPAAYALPRGALGMLLGLQVLSVIYLVLVSLHHPGIETGDVARDLRIVFYFLCTPFLCYKDIDGPAAYAVLQKYIVAACLAVATLMLLEQLQGFSVANPLRNVRLGVWAIPFGVVSLLYFRKTLNVSGPKAYALTVYMLLALVFSLNRSQYLQLMVAVLMAVMLASGSEVRRRVVLIFAPAAVAGILVFASIGYLDVLTNRVFSVERLDEDSSYGARIQEMQGQMDSFAESPVFGKGAGFRSWVMGENGFELSTFAHNSWAFYLMKFGIVGTVMIMLPPLLILLLSLFRRYAHPGLELHRRYLLATAPIYIFVDSLSGGLAYAPKTAFTGFLLCYCLSLIRNARALPVPRPAAAASSQRPVAARRAPPRVMPHA, encoded by the coding sequence ATGCATCCGCACCGCCGCCTTTCCACGCTGCACCTGCTGGGCCTGTTCGCGTTCACCGCGCTGGCGCTGAACGACGACCATTTCATCCTGGGCGTGGGCAGTTTCAAGCTGTCGCCCTTCGACCTGCTGTTCGTGGCCATCCTGGTGGTCAAGGCGCTGCGGCTGGCGGACCCCGCCGCCTATGCCCTGCCGCGCGGCGCGCTCGGCATGCTGCTGGGCCTGCAGGTGCTGTCGGTGATCTACCTGGTGCTGGTGTCGCTGCACCATCCGGGCATCGAGACCGGCGACGTCGCGCGCGACCTGCGCATCGTGTTCTATTTCCTGTGCACGCCGTTCCTTTGCTACAAGGACATCGACGGGCCCGCCGCCTACGCCGTGTTGCAGAAGTACATCGTGGCGGCCTGCCTGGCGGTCGCCACCCTGATGCTGCTGGAACAGTTGCAGGGCTTCAGCGTCGCCAACCCGTTGCGCAACGTCCGGCTGGGGGTATGGGCGATTCCGTTCGGCGTGGTTTCGCTGCTGTACTTCCGCAAGACCCTCAACGTGTCCGGGCCCAAGGCCTATGCGCTCACCGTCTACATGCTGCTGGCGCTGGTGTTCTCGCTGAACCGCAGCCAATACCTGCAGCTGATGGTGGCGGTGCTGATGGCGGTGATGCTGGCCTCGGGTTCCGAGGTGCGCCGCCGGGTGGTGCTGATCTTCGCCCCGGCGGCGGTCGCCGGCATCCTGGTGTTCGCCAGCATCGGCTACCTGGACGTACTGACCAACCGCGTCTTCAGCGTCGAGCGCCTGGACGAGGACTCCAGCTACGGCGCCCGCATCCAGGAAATGCAGGGCCAGATGGATTCCTTCGCCGAGAGCCCGGTGTTCGGCAAGGGCGCCGGCTTTCGCAGCTGGGTGATGGGCGAGAACGGCTTCGAACTCAGCACGTTCGCGCACAACTCCTGGGCCTTCTACCTGATGAAGTTCGGCATCGTCGGCACCGTGATGATCATGCTGCCGCCGCTGCTGATCCTGCTGCTTTCGCTGTTCCGGCGCTACGCGCACCCGGGGCTGGAGCTGCATCGCCGCTACCTGCTGGCCACCGCGCCGATCTATATCTTCGTCGACTCGCTCTCCGGCGGCCTGGCCTACGCGCCCAAGACCGCCTTTACCGGCTTTCTGCTGTGCTACTGCCTGTCGCTGATACGCAATGCCCGGGCGCTGCCCGTGCCCCGGCCCGCGGCCGCGGCCTCCAGCCAACGCCCGGTCGCCGCGCGCCGGGCTCCACCGCGAGTAATGCCCCATGCCTGA
- a CDS encoding GDP-L-fucose synthase family protein, which translates to MSNLDQRVFVAGHRGMVGAALVRELQERGYRDIITRSHSELDLENQNQVHRFFSTTPVDVVYLAAAKVGGILANQNHPVDFLYRNLMIQCNVIRAAYAAGVRKLLFLGSSCIYPREAPQPIREDALLTGPLEATNEPYAIAKIAGLKLCEAYQRQYGARFICAMPTNLYGPHDNYDLHSSHVLPALIRKFHEGREAGQDSVTLWGSGKPLREFLYVDDLARACVMLMETPAAEGIYNIGAGEDLSIAELARVVAQVVGYQGRVDYDASKPDGTPRKLMDSSRVRALGWKPEISLTHGVTLAYGHFLREQARQPLPVA; encoded by the coding sequence ATGAGCAACCTGGACCAACGCGTGTTCGTGGCGGGCCATCGCGGCATGGTGGGCGCCGCCCTGGTGCGCGAGCTGCAGGAGCGCGGCTACCGCGACATCATCACGCGCAGCCATAGCGAACTGGACCTGGAAAACCAGAACCAGGTGCACCGCTTCTTCTCGACCACGCCGGTCGACGTGGTGTACCTGGCCGCCGCCAAGGTCGGCGGCATCCTGGCCAACCAGAACCATCCGGTGGATTTCCTGTACCGCAACCTGATGATCCAGTGCAACGTGATCCGCGCCGCCTACGCGGCCGGCGTGCGCAAGCTGCTGTTCCTGGGTTCGTCCTGCATCTATCCGCGCGAGGCGCCGCAGCCGATCCGCGAGGACGCGCTGCTGACCGGGCCCCTGGAAGCCACCAACGAGCCCTACGCCATCGCCAAGATCGCCGGATTGAAGCTGTGCGAAGCCTACCAACGGCAATATGGCGCGCGCTTCATCTGCGCCATGCCGACCAATCTGTACGGGCCGCACGACAACTACGACCTGCACAGCAGCCATGTGCTGCCGGCCCTGATCCGCAAGTTCCATGAAGGCCGCGAGGCCGGCCAGGACAGCGTCACCCTGTGGGGCAGCGGCAAGCCGCTGCGCGAGTTCCTGTACGTGGACGACCTGGCGCGGGCCTGCGTGATGCTGATGGAAACGCCCGCCGCCGAGGGCATCTACAACATCGGCGCCGGCGAGGACCTGTCGATCGCCGAACTGGCCCGGGTCGTGGCGCAGGTAGTGGGCTACCAGGGCCGCGTGGACTACGACGCCAGCAAGCCCGACGGCACGCCGCGCAAGCTGATGGATTCGTCACGGGTACGCGCGCTGGGCTGGAAGCCGGAGATATCGCTGACTCATGGCGTGACGCTGGCCTACGGCCATTTCCTGCGCGAGCAGGCGCGCCAACCCCTGCCCGTGGCCTGA
- the gmd gene encoding GDP-mannose 4,6-dehydratase — MPKRALITGVTGQDGAYLAEFLLAKGYEVHGIKRRASLFNTARIDHLYQDPHDQPRNFVLHHGDMTDSCSLIRIVQSVQPDEIYNLAAQSHVGVSFEEPEYTANADGLGTLRLLEAIRILKLEDKARFYQASTSELYGLVQETPQKETTPFYPRSPYAAAKLYAYWISVNYREAYGMYACNGILFNHESPKRGETFVTRKITRGLARIVLGLQECLYLGNLSALRDWGHARDYVEMQWLMLQQDTPEDYVIATGMQYSVREFINTAARELGILLAWEGEGLEETATVLFSPVHDIKPGQVIVRVDPRYFRPTEVETLLGDPTKAREKLGWSPRTSFAQLVKEMVESDLKDARRDALVEQNGYEIYAYKE; from the coding sequence ATGCCAAAACGGGCACTGATTACCGGCGTCACCGGCCAGGACGGCGCTTACCTGGCCGAGTTCCTGCTGGCCAAGGGCTATGAAGTCCACGGCATCAAGCGGCGCGCGTCGCTGTTCAACACCGCGCGCATCGACCACCTGTACCAGGATCCGCATGACCAGCCGCGCAACTTCGTGCTGCACCACGGCGACATGACGGACTCGTGCAGCCTCATCCGCATCGTGCAATCGGTCCAGCCCGACGAGATCTACAACCTGGCGGCGCAGAGCCACGTCGGGGTGTCGTTCGAAGAGCCGGAGTACACCGCCAACGCCGACGGCCTGGGCACCCTGCGCCTGCTGGAAGCCATCCGCATCCTCAAGCTGGAGGACAAGGCGCGCTTCTACCAGGCCTCGACCTCGGAGCTGTACGGCCTGGTGCAGGAAACCCCGCAGAAGGAAACCACGCCGTTCTATCCGCGCAGCCCCTACGCCGCCGCCAAGCTGTACGCCTACTGGATCAGCGTGAACTACCGCGAGGCCTACGGCATGTATGCCTGCAACGGCATCCTGTTCAACCACGAATCCCCCAAACGCGGCGAAACCTTCGTGACGCGCAAGATCACCCGCGGCCTGGCGCGCATCGTGCTCGGCCTGCAGGAATGCCTGTACCTGGGCAACCTGTCGGCGCTACGCGACTGGGGCCATGCGCGCGACTACGTCGAAATGCAGTGGCTGATGCTGCAGCAGGACACGCCGGAGGACTACGTCATCGCCACCGGCATGCAATACAGCGTGCGTGAATTCATCAATACGGCGGCGCGCGAGCTGGGCATCCTGCTGGCGTGGGAGGGCGAAGGCCTGGAGGAAACCGCCACGGTGCTGTTCAGCCCGGTGCACGACATCAAGCCGGGCCAGGTCATCGTGCGGGTCGACCCGCGCTACTTCCGCCCCACCGAGGTCGAGACCCTGCTGGGCGATCCGACCAAGGCGCGCGAAAAGCTCGGCTGGTCGCCGCGCACCAGTTTCGCCCAGCTGGTCAAGGAAATGGTGGAAAGCGACCTGAAGGACGCCCGGCGCGATGCGCTGGTGGAACAGAACGGCTACGAAATCTACGCCTACAAGGAGTAG
- a CDS encoding glycosyltransferase family 2 protein: MRKRHTEYSRQLIDFVRELRPPAPIAAGLLPKLTIVTPSYNQARFLERTIISVLNQGYPRLEYIIIDGGSTDGSVDIIRKYERHLTYWESMPDRGQSHAINKGFERATGDYVGWQNSDDLYYPGALRKLGAAAARGRAPIVSGNLFVADADNRIFRKIHYTPVNRGTLTVVKASIPNQSAIFRRDLLRKHGLLQESMRYCMDLELWSRLLREGRNLIVPDAMGVYTAHDETKTALMQDVLLEEREQIVDRIRRTEPGMGKLYGLSCRASQVAAHARQGDLSYLVEKLAIKLFGRDDWAAH, from the coding sequence ATGCGCAAGCGTCACACCGAATACTCGCGCCAGCTCATCGATTTCGTGCGCGAGTTGCGCCCGCCCGCCCCCATTGCCGCTGGCCTGCTGCCCAAGCTGACCATCGTGACCCCCTCGTACAACCAGGCCCGCTTCCTGGAGCGGACCATCATCTCGGTGCTGAACCAGGGCTATCCGCGGCTGGAGTACATCATCATCGACGGCGGCTCGACCGATGGCAGCGTCGACATCATCCGCAAGTACGAACGCCACCTGACCTATTGGGAAAGCATGCCGGACCGCGGCCAATCGCATGCCATCAACAAGGGCTTCGAGCGCGCCACCGGCGACTACGTCGGCTGGCAGAACTCCGACGACCTGTACTATCCCGGCGCGCTGCGCAAGCTGGGCGCGGCGGCGGCCCGCGGCCGGGCGCCGATCGTCAGCGGCAACCTGTTCGTGGCCGATGCCGACAACCGCATTTTCCGCAAGATCCACTACACCCCGGTCAACCGCGGCACGCTGACCGTGGTCAAGGCCTCGATCCCGAACCAGTCGGCCATCTTCCGCCGCGACCTGCTGCGCAAGCACGGCCTGCTGCAGGAGAGCATGCGCTACTGCATGGACCTGGAATTGTGGAGCCGGCTGCTGCGCGAAGGCAGGAACCTGATCGTGCCCGACGCCATGGGCGTCTACACCGCCCACGACGAGACCAAGACCGCGCTGATGCAGGACGTGCTGCTGGAGGAACGCGAACAGATCGTCGACCGCATCCGCCGCACCGAGCCGGGCATGGGCAAGCTGTACGGCCTGTCGTGCCGCGCCTCGCAGGTGGCGGCGCATGCGCGCCAGGGCGACCTGTCCTACCTGGTGGAGAAACTGGCGATCAAGCTGTTCGGGCGCGACGACTGGGCCGCGCACTAG
- a CDS encoding VanZ family protein yields MSEPRRAASSFWRPGLARICLPLAALFFATLVTVGNLPGLAAEMSDAFGDKRLHLAAYAFLTVLVYLSVQRRPGLTALLAVSALGALDEGIQSFFAYRQAELLDLLADISAAGATVISLNIGSAAFGSFRAVTKS; encoded by the coding sequence GTGTCTGAGCCCCGGCGCGCGGCCTCATCCTTCTGGCGGCCGGGCCTGGCGCGGATCTGCCTGCCGCTGGCGGCGCTGTTCTTCGCCACGCTGGTGACGGTGGGCAACCTGCCGGGCCTGGCCGCCGAGATGTCCGACGCCTTCGGCGACAAGCGCCTGCACCTGGCGGCCTACGCCTTCCTGACGGTGCTGGTCTACCTCTCGGTGCAGCGGCGGCCGGGCCTGACGGCGCTGCTGGCCGTATCCGCCCTGGGCGCGCTGGATGAAGGAATCCAATCCTTTTTTGCCTATCGACAGGCCGAACTCTTAGACCTTTTGGCCGATATCTCTGCGGCGGGTGCGACAGTAATCTCGTTGAACATCGGTTCCGCAGCCTTCGGCTCCTTTCGTGCAGTGACTAAGTCTTAA
- a CDS encoding undecaprenyl-phosphate glucose phosphotransferase: MDPSLTDTSARSSRSSYLYRLLDAAIVIICGLAVTELKFSDEAMIDPPQIHLFLIYLCGLGVIALFPAFSLYVSWRGRRLMDLVVRSLAAWALVFALGILVSFLMHQSASVSRLWAATWFGCAALALAGVRLAAYAVLGAARDRGLDRKRVLLVGFGALGHDLWRRVERYREAGYEVAGIYAEPHENLPPQVRRLHELDALHGFVREHNVREVWIVLPMEAGQELREVLYHLRNDLVDIRWIPDVMSIQLLGHRIGEFLGLPAIQLNSLPAAGVRGLAKEAFDRAFALCALVGLSPLMLTIACLVKLTSRGPVLFTQPRLGVDGKVFHVYKFRTMTVHQEHGVVTQATRDDARVTRIGGFLRRTSLDELPQFLNVLRGDMSVVGPRPHALEHNELYKDLVQRYMMRHRVKPGITGWAQVNGLRGQTDTLRKMSDRIEHDIYYIQHWTFRMDLMIIARTAVSGWTGRNVY; the protein is encoded by the coding sequence ATGGACCCGTCCCTTACGGACACGTCGGCGAGATCGAGCCGATCCAGCTATCTGTACCGCCTGCTGGATGCGGCGATCGTCATCATCTGCGGCCTGGCCGTGACCGAGCTGAAGTTCTCGGACGAGGCGATGATCGATCCGCCGCAGATCCACCTGTTCCTGATCTATCTCTGCGGGCTGGGCGTCATCGCCCTGTTCCCGGCGTTCAGTCTGTACGTGTCATGGCGCGGTCGCCGGCTGATGGACCTGGTCGTGCGCAGCCTGGCGGCATGGGCGCTGGTGTTCGCGCTTGGCATCCTGGTCAGTTTCCTCATGCACCAGAGCGCGTCGGTATCGCGCCTGTGGGCCGCGACCTGGTTCGGCTGCGCCGCCCTGGCGCTGGCCGGCGTGCGCCTGGCGGCCTACGCGGTGCTGGGCGCGGCGCGCGACCGCGGCCTGGACCGCAAGCGCGTGCTGCTGGTCGGCTTCGGCGCGCTCGGCCACGATCTGTGGCGCCGCGTGGAACGCTATCGCGAGGCCGGCTACGAAGTCGCCGGCATCTATGCCGAGCCCCACGAAAACCTGCCGCCGCAAGTGCGCCGGCTGCACGAGCTGGATGCCCTGCACGGCTTCGTGCGCGAACACAATGTGCGCGAGGTCTGGATCGTGCTGCCGATGGAGGCCGGCCAGGAATTGCGCGAAGTGCTCTATCACCTGCGCAACGACCTGGTGGACATCCGCTGGATTCCCGACGTGATGTCGATCCAGCTGCTGGGCCATCGCATCGGGGAATTCCTCGGCCTGCCCGCGATCCAGCTCAACAGCCTGCCCGCCGCCGGCGTGCGCGGCCTGGCCAAGGAAGCGTTCGACCGCGCCTTCGCGCTGTGCGCGCTGGTGGGCCTGTCGCCGCTGATGCTGACCATCGCCTGCCTGGTCAAGCTGACCTCGCGCGGCCCGGTGCTGTTCACCCAGCCGCGCCTGGGCGTGGACGGCAAGGTCTTCCATGTCTACAAGTTCCGCACCATGACCGTGCACCAGGAGCACGGCGTGGTCACGCAGGCCACCCGCGACGATGCGCGCGTCACCCGCATCGGCGGCTTCCTGCGCCGCACCAGCCTGGACGAGTTGCCGCAATTCCTGAACGTGCTGCGCGGCGACATGTCGGTGGTAGGGCCGCGCCCGCACGCGCTGGAGCACAACGAACTGTACAAGGACCTGGTGCAGCGCTACATGATGCGCCACCGGGTCAAGCCCGGCATCACCGGCTGGGCCCAGGTCAATGGCCTGCGCGGCCAGACCGATACGCTGCGCAAGATGAGCGACCGCATCGAGCATGACATCTACTACATCCAGCACTGGACGTTCCGGATGGACCTGATGATCATCGCCCGCACGGCGGTATCCGGATGGACGGGGCGAAATGTCTACTGA
- a CDS encoding lipopolysaccharide biosynthesis protein, protein MYRLIRKHVAGNASFWGLVEYGIGPVAALVALPILFRQLGTVGFGQYSMIIALAGFGNAANLGAAVTATKLVSERMHEPGGAYRAAGVAMSLIGCALGVVTLAAALLWLAVRWGWPAATFGGVAVTLLAMPALAVYLTQQYDQLMSGCLKGREDFRATALCEVFSRSGTMGLACVAAWLTASPTWTGLAQAAGLLLAGSVKMRVFARRYGHVLVRPVRDRGAMLDAFRFSRWSWLNSLSALAFGSVDRVLVGSLMGPAALAIYTVGVQVGQMIHTASVAIFQKAMPRVSRLSAAPPHPGAAEEEIRRLMLWNLALSAGATVAVLAVSRPLLDLLLGHALADGHLGTFRLLIAASGLLSLNAAAHFSLLGLGNSRAVAILNGLGGLAMLCIMAALVQAAGEHAAAWGRMAYAAITLAGVALAIRQSRPDYPGALPAATR, encoded by the coding sequence ATGTACCGACTCATCAGAAAGCACGTCGCCGGCAATGCCTCGTTCTGGGGGCTGGTGGAATACGGCATCGGCCCGGTCGCGGCGCTGGTGGCGCTGCCCATCCTGTTCCGCCAGCTGGGCACGGTGGGTTTCGGCCAGTACTCGATGATCATCGCGCTGGCCGGCTTCGGCAATGCCGCCAACCTGGGCGCCGCCGTCACCGCCACCAAGCTGGTGTCCGAACGCATGCACGAGCCGGGCGGCGCCTACCGCGCGGCCGGCGTGGCCATGTCGCTGATCGGCTGCGCGCTCGGCGTGGTAACGCTGGCGGCGGCATTGCTGTGGCTGGCGGTGCGCTGGGGCTGGCCCGCCGCCACCTTCGGCGGCGTGGCGGTGACGCTGCTGGCGATGCCGGCGCTGGCGGTCTACCTGACCCAGCAGTACGACCAGTTGATGTCCGGCTGCCTGAAGGGCCGCGAGGATTTCCGCGCCACCGCGCTGTGCGAAGTCTTCAGCCGCAGCGGCACCATGGGACTGGCCTGCGTCGCCGCCTGGCTCACCGCCTCGCCCACCTGGACCGGCCTGGCCCAGGCCGCCGGCCTGCTGCTGGCCGGGTCGGTCAAGATGCGGGTGTTCGCGCGCCGCTATGGCCACGTGCTGGTGCGGCCGGTGCGCGACCGCGGCGCGATGCTGGACGCCTTCCGCTTCTCGCGCTGGTCCTGGCTCAACAGCCTGAGCGCGCTGGCCTTCGGCTCGGTCGACCGGGTGCTGGTGGGCAGCCTGATGGGACCCGCCGCGCTGGCCATCTACACCGTCGGCGTGCAGGTCGGCCAGATGATCCACACGGCGTCCGTGGCGATTTTCCAGAAAGCCATGCCGCGCGTCAGCCGCCTGTCCGCCGCGCCGCCGCATCCGGGCGCGGCCGAAGAGGAAATCCGCCGCCTGATGCTGTGGAACCTGGCGCTGTCGGCTGGCGCCACGGTCGCGGTGCTGGCGGTCAGCCGGCCCCTGCTGGACCTGCTGCTGGGCCACGCCCTGGCCGACGGACACCTGGGCACCTTCCGGTTGCTGATCGCGGCCTCGGGGCTGCTGTCACTGAACGCCGCGGCCCATTTTTCGCTGCTCGGGCTGGGGAACTCCCGCGCCGTGGCGATTCTCAATGGCCTGGGCGGCCTGGCCATGCTGTGCATCATGGCCGCCCTGGTGCAGGCGGCGGGCGAGCATGCCGCGGCCTGGGGCCGCATGGCCTACGCGGCGATCACGCTGGCCGGCGTGGCGCTCGCCATCCGTCAATCCCGGCCAGACTACCCCGGCGCCCTGCCTGCGGCCACCCGGTAG
- a CDS encoding mannose-1-phosphate guanylyltransferase/mannose-6-phosphate isomerase: MTNPHPPYRAVILCGGSGSRLWPLSRELLPKQFIRLTDDRSLLQNTLLRLGSAGAQARPMLVCNDAHRYIAAEQALELDIHDAEIVLEPYARNTAPAIAAATLRAMRDGEDPVMLIMPSDHVLEDGPVLAAAFAQAYQAARQGALVTFGITPTAPLSGYGYIQAAEPGAMTPARKVRRFVEKPSPEVAQRFIEDGSYYWNSGMFAFQASVFLAELERLAPRILEQVRAAVAAGHGENALFQLDGPAFEACPSDSMDYAIMERTDSAVVIPLAAPWSDVGAWDAVWGIARKTAEGNSTTGDVMVEDSRNCLIHSTSRLVASVGLDDIVVIETADAVLVAHKTRSQDVKRLVEAFKVQHRSELNHHREVQRPWGSYDSVGQGPRYQVKRITVKPGARLSSQMHHHRAEHWVVVSGTARIYNGDKQYLLTENQSTYIPLGEVHSLENPGKIPLEIIEVQSGAYLGEDDIVRFQDMYGRV; the protein is encoded by the coding sequence ATGACCAATCCTCATCCTCCGTATCGGGCCGTCATTCTCTGCGGCGGGTCCGGCTCGCGCCTGTGGCCGCTGTCGCGCGAGCTGCTGCCCAAGCAGTTCATCCGTTTGACCGATGACCGCAGCCTGCTGCAGAACACCCTGCTGCGGCTGGGGTCCGCCGGCGCCCAGGCGCGCCCCATGCTGGTCTGCAACGACGCCCACCGCTACATCGCCGCCGAGCAGGCCCTGGAACTGGACATCCACGACGCCGAAATCGTGCTGGAGCCGTATGCGCGCAATACCGCGCCCGCCATCGCCGCGGCCACGCTGCGGGCGATGCGCGACGGCGAGGATCCGGTCATGCTCATCATGCCTTCCGACCATGTGCTGGAGGATGGCCCGGTGCTGGCGGCGGCCTTCGCCCAGGCCTACCAGGCCGCCCGCCAGGGCGCGCTGGTGACCTTCGGCATCACCCCGACCGCGCCACTGAGCGGCTACGGCTACATCCAGGCGGCCGAACCCGGCGCCATGACGCCCGCCCGCAAGGTGCGCCGGTTCGTCGAAAAGCCTTCGCCCGAAGTGGCGCAGCGCTTCATCGAGGACGGCAGCTACTACTGGAACAGCGGCATGTTCGCCTTCCAGGCCTCGGTCTTCCTGGCCGAACTGGAACGGCTGGCGCCGCGCATCCTCGAACAGGTCCGGGCGGCGGTGGCCGCGGGCCATGGCGAAAACGCGCTGTTCCAACTGGACGGCCCGGCCTTCGAGGCCTGCCCGAGCGACTCGATGGACTACGCCATCATGGAACGCACCGACAGCGCGGTGGTGATTCCGCTGGCCGCGCCGTGGAGCGACGTCGGCGCCTGGGACGCGGTCTGGGGCATCGCCCGCAAGACCGCCGAGGGCAATTCCACCACCGGCGACGTGATGGTCGAGGACTCGCGCAACTGCCTCATCCATTCGACCAGCCGGCTGGTGGCCTCGGTGGGGCTGGACGACATCGTGGTGATCGAAACGGCCGACGCCGTGCTGGTCGCCCACAAGACGCGCTCGCAGGACGTCAAGCGGCTGGTGGAGGCCTTCAAGGTGCAGCACCGCAGCGAACTGAACCACCACCGCGAGGTGCAGCGCCCGTGGGGCTCGTACGACTCGGTCGGCCAGGGCCCGCGCTACCAGGTCAAGCGCATCACGGTGAAGCCGGGCGCGCGCCTGTCGTCGCAGATGCACCACCACCGCGCCGAGCACTGGGTGGTGGTGTCGGGCACGGCGCGCATCTACAACGGCGACAAGCAGTACCTCCTGACCGAAAACCAGTCGACCTACATCCCGCTGGGCGAGGTCCACAGCCTGGAGAACCCCGGCAAGATCCCGCTGGAGATCATCGAGGTGCAATCCGGCGCCTATCTGGGCGAGGACGACATCGTCCGCTTCCAGGACATGTACGGCCGTGTCTGA